The Paenibacillus sp. MBLB1832 genome has a window encoding:
- a CDS encoding glycosyltransferase family 2 protein: MMVSVIMCVFNTNESVLKRSIQSILLQTFSDFELIICDDGSTDNTYEILLNISNSDTRIKLIKNDINMKAAAARNRCISLCQGKYIAVMDADDFSDLNRLKIQTNFLESNNKFDFVGSSAYLYNEKGIWGRRKYAKFPTNKDFLFVLPFIHASVMFRKKALMEVGGYRIAKETIRTEDYDLFMRLYASGCKGANIEESLYYIQEDQSLYKRRKYYHKFNEAIVRCKGFRALGLLPGGFFYVIKPLIVGVIPNSLLNLLKEIFYKHKKMVDK, translated from the coding sequence ATGATGGTTTCTGTAATTATGTGCGTGTTTAATACGAATGAAAGCGTGCTTAAACGTTCTATTCAGTCTATTTTATTACAAACATTTTCTGATTTTGAATTGATTATTTGTGATGATGGTTCTACTGATAATACTTACGAAATTCTATTAAATATTAGCAATAGTGACACTAGGATTAAGCTTATTAAGAATGATATAAACATGAAGGCAGCTGCTGCTCGAAACCGATGTATTTCACTATGCCAAGGAAAGTATATCGCGGTTATGGACGCAGACGATTTTTCTGATTTAAACAGACTTAAGATCCAAACGAATTTTTTGGAGAGTAATAATAAATTTGATTTTGTTGGAAGTAGTGCTTATTTATATAATGAAAAAGGTATATGGGGCCGTCGAAAGTATGCTAAATTCCCTACAAATAAAGATTTTCTATTTGTTTTACCATTTATTCATGCTTCAGTCATGTTTCGTAAGAAAGCACTAATGGAAGTTGGTGGATATCGAATAGCAAAGGAAACAATTCGAACTGAAGATTACGATTTATTCATGCGTCTATATGCTAGTGGTTGTAAGGGAGCGAACATTGAAGAAAGCTTGTACTATATCCAAGAGGATCAGTCTTTATACAAACGAAGGAAATATTATCATAAATTTAATGAAGCTATAGTGAGATGTAAGGGATTTAGAGCGCTGGGCTTATTACCAGGAGGTTTTTTTTATGTCATTAAGCCGCTTATTGTCGGGGTGATCCCGAATTCGTTACTTAATCTGCTGAAAGAAATATTCTATAAGCATAAGAAGATGGTGGATAAATGA